In a single window of the Acetivibrio clariflavus DSM 19732 genome:
- the folE gene encoding GTP cyclohydrolase I FolE — translation MVDKERIKAAVKEILIAIGENPDREGLVETPDRVARMYEEIFAGLHQDPKEVVKVFQEENHEEMVMVKDIPLYSMCEHHLVPFVGVAHVVYIPKKGKIMGLSKLARIVDLLAKKPQLQERLTSEVANVIMETIDPLGVAVVVEAEHLCMTMRGIKKPGSKTVTSALRGIIKTDARTRAEVMSLINRK, via the coding sequence ATGGTTGATAAAGAGCGTATTAAAGCAGCGGTAAAGGAAATTCTTATTGCAATTGGAGAAAATCCTGACCGTGAAGGACTTGTTGAGACACCGGACAGGGTGGCACGTATGTATGAGGAAATATTTGCCGGGCTTCATCAGGACCCTAAAGAAGTAGTTAAGGTATTTCAGGAGGAAAACCATGAGGAAATGGTTATGGTAAAGGATATTCCCCTTTATTCTATGTGCGAACATCATTTGGTGCCTTTTGTAGGAGTGGCGCATGTGGTATATATACCTAAAAAGGGTAAAATAATGGGACTCAGCAAATTGGCGAGAATTGTGGATTTACTGGCAAAAAAGCCTCAATTGCAGGAACGTTTAACCAGTGAGGTTGCAAATGTTATAATGGAAACCATCGACCCTCTAGGAGTTGCTGTAGTTGTTGAAGCGGAACATTTGTGTATGACAATGCGAGGTATAAAGAAACCTGGATCAAAGACTGTTACTTCCGCCCTTAGGGGCATAATAAAGACTGATGCCAGAACCAGAGCGGAGGTTATGTCATTAATTAACCGCAAGTAA
- the mmsB gene encoding multiple monosaccharide ABC transporter permease: protein MVETVKVNTSNKTTYISGSVKTVLKNNIRQYAMLIALFTAMIIFQIATKGIFLKPMNVTNLILQNSYVLILAIGMTLCILTGGNIDLSVGSVCAFIGGIVGTLIINMKMDVWLAILIAIMAGALIGVWQGFWIAYVRIPAFIVTLSGMLVFRGLTNTLLKGLTLAPFPESFVKLSSGYIPDFFNVMGINIKVKDVNINITALVVGILASVIYVFLENKKRSEKKKYEMYIIPLPLFIAQLVFVVAAINVFFFYLAIHKGIPIILAIITVLLIGYSILTMKTVPGRYIYAMGGNEKAAKLSGINTNKVLFLTYVNMSVLAAIAGIAFTARSDAASPVAGVNFELDAIAACFIGGASAYGGVGTVIGAVIGALFMGVLNNGMSSLGVGSDWQMTIKGLVLLAAVAFDVISKNRAKA from the coding sequence ATGGTGGAGACGGTAAAAGTAAATACGTCCAATAAGACAACGTATATAAGTGGAAGTGTAAAGACGGTTTTAAAAAATAATATACGTCAGTATGCGATGCTTATAGCACTTTTTACTGCTATGATTATTTTTCAGATTGCAACAAAGGGAATTTTTCTAAAACCTATGAATGTTACAAATCTTATTTTGCAAAACAGTTATGTACTGATTCTTGCCATTGGAATGACATTATGTATTCTGACCGGAGGAAATATAGACTTGTCCGTAGGATCAGTATGTGCATTCATAGGTGGGATAGTGGGTACTCTTATAATCAATATGAAAATGGATGTATGGCTGGCTATTTTAATTGCTATTATGGCGGGAGCGCTTATTGGAGTATGGCAAGGGTTCTGGATAGCTTACGTAAGAATACCGGCTTTTATTGTTACTCTTTCGGGAATGCTCGTATTTAGAGGTTTGACCAATACTTTGCTCAAAGGACTTACATTGGCACCTTTTCCTGAAAGTTTCGTAAAGCTTAGCAGCGGATATATTCCGGATTTTTTCAATGTAATGGGTATAAATATCAAAGTAAAGGATGTAAATATAAATATAACAGCACTGGTGGTGGGCATTCTTGCTTCGGTTATATATGTTTTTCTGGAGAATAAGAAACGCTCGGAAAAGAAAAAGTATGAAATGTATATTATTCCATTGCCTTTATTTATAGCCCAGTTGGTTTTTGTTGTGGCAGCAATTAATGTATTTTTCTTCTATTTGGCTATTCACAAAGGTATTCCGATAATTTTGGCAATAATAACCGTACTTCTTATTGGATACTCAATTTTGACTATGAAAACTGTTCCCGGACGATATATTTATGCAATGGGAGGTAATGAAAAAGCAGCAAAACTGTCGGGTATCAACACCAATAAAGTACTTTTCTTAACTTATGTTAATATGTCGGTATTGGCAGCGATAGCAGGTATCGCCTTTACTGCCCGTTCTGATGCAGCGTCTCCTGTGGCCGGTGTCAATTTTGAACTTGATGCAATTGCAGCCTGCTTTATAGGCGGTGCGTCGGCTTATGGCGGTGTCGGTACAGTTATAGGAGCTGTTATAGGAGCGCTGTTCATGGGCGTTTTAAACAACGGTATGTCTTCCCTTGGTGTTGGAAGTGATTGGCAGATGACAATCAAAGGGCTTGTACTGCTAGCAGCTGTTGCCTTTGATGTTATTTCTAAAAATAGGGCTAAGGCATAG
- the mmsA gene encoding multiple monosaccharide ABC transporter ATP-binding protein: MEYILEMCNITKTFPGVKALDNVNLKVASGEIHALVGENGAGKSTLMNVLSGVYPHGTYSGKIFFENKECVFKNIKDSENTGIAIIHQELALEPYMTIGENIFLCNERSKMGFINWNETHRMAAELLEKVGLKENTHSLIKDISVGKQQLVEIAKALAKKAKLLILDEPTAALNETDSENLLNLLLQLKKDGITLILISHKLNEVLKVADSITILRDGATIETMKKDDTVTEDRIIKGMVGRQLVNRYPKRTPKIGEVCFEVRNWNVYDPLVEGRRIIKDVNIKLHKGEIVGIAGLMGSGRTELAMSIFGKSYGKNISGQILKDGKEIKIQNVRQAIDNGLAYVTEDRKTAGLVLIQDIKNNIGHANLSGLVKRWLIDENKEISVAEEYKKKLNIKAASVFQKTGELSGGNQQKVVLSKWIFTEPDILILDEPTRGIDVGAKYEIYCIINKLADEGKSILVISSEMPEILGICDRIYIMNEGRIVGEQYRNEASQESIMRCIMQSNRGEYGGDGKSKYVQ, encoded by the coding sequence ATGGAATACATTCTTGAAATGTGCAATATTACTAAGACTTTCCCAGGTGTAAAAGCTCTTGATAACGTCAATTTAAAAGTTGCTTCGGGGGAAATTCATGCCCTGGTAGGAGAGAACGGAGCCGGGAAGTCTACTTTAATGAATGTGTTAAGCGGTGTTTATCCCCATGGAACCTATAGCGGAAAAATATTTTTTGAAAATAAAGAATGCGTATTCAAAAATATAAAAGACAGTGAAAATACAGGAATTGCCATTATCCACCAGGAATTAGCTCTTGAACCCTATATGACTATTGGGGAGAATATTTTTCTTTGCAATGAAAGATCAAAAATGGGATTTATAAACTGGAACGAAACCCATAGAATGGCGGCGGAACTTCTTGAAAAAGTTGGATTGAAGGAAAATACCCATTCATTGATAAAAGATATAAGCGTGGGGAAGCAGCAGCTGGTTGAAATAGCAAAGGCGCTTGCTAAAAAGGCAAAACTGTTGATTCTTGATGAGCCTACAGCAGCTTTAAACGAAACCGATTCGGAAAATTTACTCAATCTGTTGCTGCAGTTGAAAAAGGATGGAATTACTTTAATACTCATTTCTCACAAACTAAATGAAGTTTTAAAAGTTGCCGATTCCATTACTATTCTTCGAGACGGTGCTACCATAGAGACTATGAAAAAAGATGATACTGTAACTGAAGACCGCATAATAAAAGGTATGGTAGGCCGCCAATTGGTTAACCGATACCCTAAACGTACTCCCAAAATTGGCGAAGTGTGTTTTGAAGTGAGAAACTGGAATGTATATGACCCGCTGGTGGAAGGAAGAAGAATAATTAAAGATGTAAATATAAAGCTGCATAAGGGAGAAATAGTAGGAATAGCAGGTTTAATGGGCTCGGGAAGGACTGAGCTGGCCATGAGCATATTTGGGAAGTCTTATGGTAAAAACATCAGCGGTCAAATTTTGAAGGACGGAAAAGAAATAAAAATTCAAAATGTACGACAGGCAATAGACAATGGACTGGCTTATGTTACAGAAGACCGAAAAACAGCCGGGCTTGTTCTCATACAGGATATAAAAAACAACATTGGACATGCAAACCTTTCAGGATTGGTAAAACGATGGCTAATCGATGAAAATAAAGAAATCAGCGTTGCGGAAGAGTACAAGAAAAAGCTTAACATTAAAGCTGCCAGCGTATTTCAAAAGACCGGCGAATTGTCCGGTGGAAATCAGCAAAAAGTAGTACTTTCCAAATGGATTTTTACTGAACCGGACATATTGATACTTGACGAGCCGACACGAGGGATAGATGTAGGTGCAAAATATGAAATATATTGTATTATAAACAAGCTGGCCGATGAAGGCAAATCTATTCTCGTGATTTCATCAGAGATGCCGGAAATACTGGGTATATGCGACAGGATATATATTATGAATGAGGGAAGGATTGTAGGGGAACAATACCGGAACGAAGCTTCACAGGAAAGCATTATGAGATGCATTATGCAAAGTAACAGGGGGGAATATGGTGGAGACGGTAAAAGTAAATACGTCCAATAA
- the chvE gene encoding multiple monosaccharide ABC transporter substrate-binding protein has translation MKKLIALFLVGLLLFCTGCNSRKQTSTSGDAEKVLVGVAMPTQSLQRWNQDGANMKKLLEEKGYKVELQYANNDNNLQIQQIENMITKGCKILVIASIDGSTLSDVLRKAADNGVKVIAYDRLIMQTENVDYYATFDNFKVGVLQGEYIEEKLGLKEGKGPFNIELFAGSPDDNNATLFNQGAMSILNKYIENGQLVVPSGQKEFTKIAIKDWDSGKAQARMDNLITGYYADGKNLDAVLSPNDSLALGIIASLKSAGFGDSKQFPIITGQDCDKANVKAMIEGYQSMSIFKDTRTLAAQVVEMIDAIQNGKEVPVNDTESYNNGKKVVPTYLCEPAYADASNYKKLLIDSGYYTEEDLK, from the coding sequence ATGAAAAAACTGATTGCTTTGTTTTTAGTGGGTTTATTGCTATTCTGTACAGGATGTAATTCCAGAAAGCAAACCTCAACTTCAGGAGATGCAGAAAAAGTACTTGTTGGTGTTGCAATGCCTACGCAGTCCCTTCAACGTTGGAATCAAGACGGTGCCAACATGAAAAAACTACTTGAAGAAAAAGGTTACAAGGTTGAACTCCAATATGCTAACAACGATAATAACTTACAGATCCAGCAAATTGAAAACATGATCACTAAAGGTTGCAAGATTCTTGTTATTGCATCTATAGACGGTTCTACTCTTTCCGATGTGCTTAGAAAGGCTGCTGACAACGGTGTTAAAGTAATAGCTTACGACCGTCTCATTATGCAGACAGAAAATGTAGATTATTATGCGACTTTTGACAACTTTAAGGTAGGTGTTCTTCAAGGAGAGTATATTGAAGAAAAATTAGGGTTAAAAGAAGGTAAAGGACCGTTTAACATTGAATTGTTTGCCGGTTCTCCCGATGATAATAACGCAACTTTGTTCAATCAAGGTGCGATGAGTATTTTGAATAAGTATATAGAAAATGGGCAACTTGTTGTACCCAGCGGTCAAAAGGAATTTACAAAGATTGCTATAAAGGATTGGGATTCGGGAAAAGCTCAGGCAAGAATGGATAATCTTATAACAGGTTATTATGCTGATGGCAAAAATCTTGATGCTGTTCTCTCACCAAACGACAGTTTGGCGTTGGGTATAATTGCCTCGCTTAAAAGTGCAGGTTTTGGAGACTCAAAACAATTCCCTATAATTACCGGTCAGGACTGCGATAAGGCAAATGTTAAAGCTATGATAGAAGGCTATCAGTCAATGTCGATATTTAAAGATACCAGAACCCTTGCGGCTCAAGTAGTTGAAATGATAGATGCTATTCAGAATGGAAAAGAAGTTCCTGTAAATGATACAGAATCCTATAATAACGGTAAAAAGGTTGTACCTACATATCTTTGTGAGCCGGCTTATGCTGATGCTTCAAACTATAAAAAGCTGCTTATAGACAGCGGATATTATACCGAAGAAGATCTGAAATAA
- the cphA gene encoding cyanophycin synthetase, with translation MQILDIQIFSGRNIYSHKPVIKVLADIGELYRYPTKDIEGFNEKILEYLPGLKKHYCSLGYEGGFLERLNEGTYIGHVAEHMIIEIQNMLGYDVHYGKTRVEKEPSVYYIVYEYINERCGIECARTIFEIINEILNNEEVDFSSKLERLRQIALEYDLGPSTKAIYVEAKKRGIPVTRIGNGSLIQLGYGKYSRLIQASLTDLPSCISVDIASNKDITKKILRDYMIPVPDGDITHSVEGAIFTAKNIGFPVVVKPLDGNQGKGVTVNVNTEEEVKAAFIEAKKYSNSVLVEEYINGNDYRLLVVGNKVSAASERRPPFVTGDGIHTIWELVEIENSNELRGVDHEKPLTKIKLDDLAKKVLHSQGCDENYIPKDNEVIFLRYNSNISTGGTARDCTEEVHPLNAELAVKAAKALGLDIAGIDVCCEDISKPLYEQKGAIIEVNASPGLRMHIYPSAGESRNVAEDIINMMFPEGKEHSIPIVSVTGTNGKTTTTRLIAHVLKVQGKRVGMTTTSGIYIDGQCLMKGDNTGSVSARLLLSNKTIDAAVLETARGGIIRKGLGYDLADVGVITNISEDHLGIDGVNTLEDLAFVKSLVIEAVKSDGYAVINADDKFADYFLKRARSEVILFSKDKHNPLLNNHIEQGKMAVFIENDEIIMINKGIKMHLIKVQDIPITFSGMLDCNIENCLAAVSALLGLNMPLEIIERGLKTFLPDTDLNAGRFNIFNMGEFKVMLDYGHNPAGIQEVVKFIKKLEAKRFVGVVGMPGDRQDSSISKAARICAGAFDRLYIKEDSDLRGRDAGEVAQIFYDAIIKCGVPKENVEIVYSEGKALEKAILDAQPGDFIVMFYEDFKTSLDIINELRAEIQNNNVKAEEMVQNVG, from the coding sequence GTGCAAATTTTAGATATACAAATTTTTAGCGGACGAAACATTTACAGTCATAAACCGGTGATTAAAGTGTTGGCTGATATAGGTGAATTGTATAGATATCCAACTAAGGATATTGAAGGTTTTAACGAGAAAATACTGGAATACTTGCCGGGACTTAAAAAGCATTATTGTTCATTAGGCTATGAGGGTGGATTTTTAGAAAGGCTTAATGAGGGAACCTATATAGGACATGTAGCAGAACATATGATTATAGAGATCCAAAACATGTTAGGATATGATGTCCATTACGGTAAGACAAGGGTTGAGAAAGAACCGTCGGTATACTATATAGTTTATGAATATATTAATGAGAGATGCGGTATAGAATGTGCCAGAACGATATTTGAAATTATTAATGAAATATTGAATAATGAAGAAGTTGATTTTTCTTCCAAATTGGAAAGGTTGAGACAAATTGCTTTGGAATATGATTTGGGTCCCAGCACAAAAGCTATTTATGTTGAGGCAAAGAAAAGAGGGATTCCTGTTACCAGGATAGGTAACGGAAGTCTTATCCAGCTTGGGTATGGCAAGTATTCGAGACTGATACAAGCTTCGCTTACCGATTTGCCAAGTTGCATATCCGTAGATATTGCAAGCAATAAAGATATAACCAAAAAAATTTTAAGGGATTATATGATTCCGGTACCGGATGGGGATATAACCCATAGCGTGGAAGGAGCAATTTTTACAGCCAAAAACATAGGTTTTCCTGTTGTTGTTAAACCTCTTGACGGAAATCAGGGCAAGGGAGTAACTGTTAATGTTAATACTGAAGAGGAAGTAAAAGCAGCTTTTATAGAAGCAAAAAAATATTCCAATTCTGTTTTGGTGGAAGAATATATTAATGGAAATGATTACAGATTATTGGTTGTGGGTAACAAAGTATCTGCAGCATCAGAAAGGCGTCCGCCTTTTGTAACCGGTGACGGTATTCACACCATTTGGGAACTGGTTGAAATTGAAAATTCCAATGAGCTTAGAGGTGTTGACCATGAGAAACCCTTAACCAAAATAAAACTTGATGACTTGGCTAAAAAGGTGCTGCACAGCCAGGGCTGTGACGAGAACTATATACCAAAGGACAATGAAGTGATTTTTCTCAGATATAACAGCAATATCAGTACAGGAGGTACGGCAAGGGACTGCACTGAGGAAGTTCACCCGCTCAATGCAGAACTTGCAGTAAAAGCAGCAAAAGCTTTAGGCCTTGACATTGCAGGAATAGATGTGTGCTGTGAAGATATTTCAAAACCTTTATATGAACAAAAGGGAGCAATTATTGAAGTTAATGCTTCACCGGGACTTAGAATGCATATTTATCCAAGTGCCGGTGAGTCAAGAAATGTGGCAGAGGACATTATAAATATGATGTTTCCGGAGGGTAAAGAACACTCAATTCCGATAGTTTCTGTTACGGGGACAAATGGAAAAACAACTACAACAAGGCTTATAGCTCATGTCCTTAAGGTTCAGGGGAAAAGAGTGGGTATGACAACTACAAGCGGAATTTATATTGACGGTCAGTGCTTGATGAAAGGTGATAATACCGGGTCGGTAAGTGCAAGGTTGCTGCTTTCGAACAAGACAATTGATGCAGCTGTTCTTGAGACGGCCAGAGGCGGAATTATCAGAAAAGGGCTTGGGTATGATTTGGCAGATGTGGGAGTAATTACAAATATAAGTGAAGATCACTTGGGAATAGATGGAGTTAATACTTTAGAAGACCTTGCCTTTGTAAAGTCTCTCGTAATTGAAGCTGTAAAATCCGATGGATATGCAGTCATAAATGCAGATGACAAATTTGCTGATTATTTTTTAAAAAGGGCAAGAAGTGAGGTTATACTTTTTTCAAAGGACAAACATAACCCTTTACTTAATAATCATATCGAACAGGGAAAAATGGCAGTGTTTATCGAAAATGACGAGATAATAATGATTAATAAAGGAATTAAAATGCATCTGATAAAAGTCCAAGACATACCCATAACGTTCAGCGGTATGCTCGACTGTAATATTGAAAACTGCCTTGCAGCAGTATCTGCTCTTTTAGGATTAAATATGCCTTTGGAGATTATTGAAAGAGGTTTAAAAACTTTCTTGCCTGATACAGACTTAAATGCCGGCAGATTTAACATATTCAATATGGGTGAGTTTAAGGTAATGCTGGATTATGGTCATAATCCTGCCGGAATCCAGGAAGTAGTAAAATTTATTAAAAAATTGGAGGCAAAAAGATTTGTGGGAGTTGTCGGCATGCCGGGAGACAGGCAGGACTCAAGCATTAGCAAAGCTGCCAGGATTTGTGCCGGTGCGTTTGATCGGTTATATATAAAGGAAGATTCCGATCTAAGAGGCAGAGATGCAGGGGAAGTGGCACAAATATTCTATGATGCTATTATAAAATGTGGAGTACCGAAGGAAAATGTTGAAATTGTTTATTCGGAAGGAAAAGCACTGGAGAAGGCTATACTTGATGCACAGCCCGGAGATTTTATTGTCATGTTCTATGAGGACTTTAAAACATCTTTAGATATCATAAATGAGCTGAGAGCAGAAATTCAAAACAATAACGTTAAGGCAGAGGAAATGGTTCAAAATGTAGGATAA
- a CDS encoding cyanophycinase — translation MEEKVRGNLIIIGGAEDKTGDKTILKHVVDIVGHQGTLVILTTATEKPGEVGNNYRMVFESLGINNIQVLNINTRDEANDENNADIIRNCNGVFFTGGDQLRITSIIGGTKANEALKEVYSKGVVIAGTSAGASVMSNTMIVEGQDNTPARKCTLKMAPGLGLLEEAIIDQHFDQRGRMGRILCAVAENPYMLGIGIDEDTAIKVYPDAHFEVIGSNAVTVVDGRTIKSSNVSELKPDELLAITNVTIHVLPHGYGFDMVSREVFRIT, via the coding sequence ATGGAAGAGAAAGTCAGAGGAAATCTTATTATTATTGGCGGTGCAGAAGACAAAACGGGAGATAAGACTATTTTAAAACACGTTGTGGACATTGTTGGGCATCAAGGTACTTTGGTAATCTTAACTACTGCAACGGAAAAACCCGGAGAAGTAGGCAATAATTACAGAATGGTTTTTGAATCTTTAGGGATTAATAATATACAGGTACTTAATATTAATACACGGGATGAAGCAAATGATGAGAATAATGCAGATATAATAAGAAATTGCAATGGTGTTTTCTTTACCGGAGGCGACCAGTTGAGAATAACCAGTATTATTGGAGGAACCAAAGCAAACGAGGCTTTAAAAGAAGTGTATTCAAAGGGAGTAGTGATAGCTGGCACAAGTGCAGGGGCTTCGGTAATGAGCAATACAATGATAGTGGAAGGTCAGGATAATACACCTGCAAGGAAGTGCACATTAAAAATGGCACCGGGCTTGGGATTGCTCGAAGAAGCTATTATTGACCAGCATTTTGACCAGAGGGGAAGAATGGGGAGAATCCTGTGTGCAGTAGCAGAAAATCCGTATATGCTGGGTATTGGAATTGATGAGGATACGGCAATAAAGGTTTATCCTGATGCTCATTTTGAAGTGATAGGCTCAAATGCAGTTACTGTTGTTGACGGAAGAACAATAAAAAGTTCGAATGTATCTGAATTAAAACCCGATGAACTGCTTGCTATCACAAATGTCACAATTCATGTACTGCCTCATGGCTATGGATTCGACATGGTTTCTCGTGAGGTTTTTAGAATAACTTGA
- the iadA gene encoding beta-aspartyl-peptidase, giving the protein MLKLLKNGECYAPEFLGNKDILVISNKIYKIGENIPSDNLIDVEVIDCADKIICPGFIDQHLHITGGGGEEGFISRVPEIGLSDILIAGVTTVVGLLGFDSITKNIEGLLAKAKALEQEGLNTYIYTGSYEVPTATITGKIIKDITLIDKIIGVGEIAISDYRSSHPTIDMLKEIAFEAKAGGLLANKAGIVHIHVGDGKNGLKPIIELVENSDYPVDMFVPTHLNRNKNLFYQALEFAKKGGNIDFTAGENSENGYSVPDALELVLKEKIPIERVTVSSDGNGSIPSKEGGAAVGKVSQLFEDIRICVLERKIDLTTVLKTVTENAAKRIRLYPQKGVLAEGSDGDILIINKHDFSINSVIVGGQKLIDNGNILKRGFYENCQ; this is encoded by the coding sequence ATGCTCAAGCTTTTAAAAAATGGTGAATGTTATGCGCCCGAATTTTTAGGGAATAAAGATATACTGGTTATTTCCAATAAAATATACAAAATTGGAGAAAACATCCCGTCAGATAATTTGATAGATGTAGAAGTTATTGACTGTGCTGACAAGATAATTTGTCCGGGTTTTATAGATCAGCATTTACATATTACAGGAGGCGGTGGAGAAGAAGGTTTTATAAGCAGAGTACCGGAAATTGGATTAAGTGATATATTGATTGCAGGAGTAACAACAGTTGTAGGTTTATTAGGGTTTGACAGTATTACAAAAAACATAGAAGGGCTTCTGGCAAAAGCCAAAGCATTAGAGCAAGAAGGCCTAAACACCTATATTTATACCGGAAGTTATGAAGTTCCTACAGCTACTATAACCGGTAAGATAATAAAAGATATAACTCTTATTGACAAAATCATAGGAGTGGGTGAAATTGCAATATCCGATTACAGGTCATCCCATCCTACGATAGACATGCTAAAAGAAATTGCATTTGAAGCAAAAGCAGGCGGACTTTTAGCTAATAAAGCCGGTATTGTGCACATACATGTGGGAGACGGAAAAAATGGATTAAAACCCATTATTGAGCTTGTGGAGAATTCGGATTATCCCGTGGATATGTTTGTACCGACCCACCTTAACAGAAATAAGAATCTGTTTTATCAGGCTTTGGAATTTGCAAAGAAGGGTGGCAACATAGATTTTACTGCTGGAGAAAACAGTGAAAACGGTTATTCGGTACCCGATGCCTTGGAATTGGTTCTAAAAGAGAAAATACCAATAGAAAGAGTTACTGTGTCATCTGACGGCAATGGAAGTATTCCTTCAAAGGAAGGCGGTGCGGCTGTTGGCAAGGTGTCTCAGCTGTTTGAAGATATAAGAATTTGCGTTTTGGAAAGAAAAATTGATTTGACTACAGTACTTAAAACAGTTACCGAGAATGCAGCAAAAAGAATCAGGCTGTATCCGCAAAAAGGAGTGTTGGCTGAAGGCAGTGATGGAGATATTCTGATAATAAACAAACATGACTTCAGCATAAACAGTGTTATTGTGGGAGGACAGAAACTTATAGATAACGGTAATATCTTAAAAAGAGGTTTTTACGAAAATTGTCAATAA
- a CDS encoding LexA family protein — MVNVTVDFNLLTAKQKKVYSVIETFIKTRGIPPTVREIGEMVGEKTPGAVQGILNRLEQKGVIKREVGMARSIQLVTDTSQYMNPVYLPKLKKVSNRNISDLFNIYNIIQYYPFPSALFEADSSPENCFLISCPDNSLLYSGIKYEDHLIIDRDIENKLNDGDIVLILYDNHALLRYYSKHENPNNIVLKADSDLIGREVFSKDEVIIVGKLIGKYTKY; from the coding sequence ATGGTCAACGTGACTGTAGATTTTAATCTTCTAACAGCAAAACAAAAGAAAGTCTATTCTGTAATTGAAACATTTATCAAAACAAGAGGTATTCCTCCTACTGTAAGGGAAATAGGCGAAATGGTTGGAGAAAAGACTCCAGGTGCAGTTCAGGGAATTCTAAACCGTTTGGAGCAAAAAGGCGTAATCAAGAGAGAAGTCGGTATGGCAAGGTCCATACAGCTTGTTACCGATACCTCTCAATACATGAACCCTGTCTACCTGCCAAAATTAAAAAAGGTAAGCAATCGTAACATATCCGATCTATTCAATATTTACAACATAATACAGTATTATCCATTCCCTTCAGCATTATTCGAAGCAGACAGCTCACCGGAAAACTGTTTCCTAATAAGCTGCCCCGATAACAGCCTCCTTTACAGTGGAATAAAGTATGAGGATCACCTAATTATTGACAGGGATATTGAAAACAAATTAAATGATGGGGATATTGTTTTGATACTATATGATAATCATGCGCTTCTGAGATACTATAGCAAGCATGAAAACCCCAATAATATTGTGCTAAAAGCAGATAGTGATTTAATCGGCAGAGAAGTTTTCAGTAAAGATGAAGTAATAATTGTTGGAAAGTTAATAGGGAAATATACAAAATATTAA
- the leuB gene encoding 3-isopropylmalate dehydrogenase, protein MGKFNIAVLPGDGIGPEVVNEAIGVLNTVGSKFNHEFILKEGAIGGCAIDTFGEPLPAKTLDLCKSCDAVLLGAVGGYKWDNLPGDKRPEAGLLGIRAGLGLYANLRPAVIYSALKDASPLRSDIVKDGIDIMVVRELTGGMYFGEKGRVDAGDMGQAAYDTEKYTTFEVERIARLAFEAAMKRKKRLTSVDKANVLESSRLWREVVVKVAKDYPEVELNHMYVDNAAMQLVRNPMQFDVIVTSNMFGDILSDEASMITGSIGMLPSASLGQGSLGLYEPIHGSAPDIAGQDKANPIATILSVGMMLKYSFGLEEESNAIERAVENVLNSGFRTADIASQDSKVVGTKEMGKLIKEEIEKI, encoded by the coding sequence ATGGGTAAGTTTAATATTGCAGTATTACCGGGAGACGGAATAGGACCTGAAGTTGTTAATGAAGCTATTGGTGTTTTAAATACTGTGGGAAGTAAGTTTAATCACGAGTTTATTCTAAAAGAAGGTGCTATTGGAGGTTGTGCAATAGATACATTTGGTGAACCGCTTCCTGCTAAAACACTGGATTTATGTAAAAGTTGTGATGCAGTACTTTTAGGTGCAGTAGGAGGATATAAATGGGACAATCTTCCTGGAGATAAAAGACCTGAAGCTGGTCTTCTCGGGATACGTGCCGGGCTGGGATTGTATGCAAATCTTAGACCTGCAGTAATTTATTCAGCATTGAAAGATGCTTCACCACTGAGATCTGATATAGTTAAAGATGGAATTGACATTATGGTGGTGCGTGAATTGACGGGAGGTATGTATTTTGGTGAAAAAGGAAGGGTAGATGCCGGAGATATGGGGCAGGCTGCCTATGATACGGAAAAATACACTACCTTCGAGGTTGAAAGAATTGCAAGATTAGCATTTGAAGCTGCTATGAAACGAAAAAAACGGCTTACTTCGGTAGACAAGGCAAATGTTCTTGAAAGTTCAAGATTATGGCGTGAAGTAGTTGTAAAAGTTGCTAAAGATTATCCTGAAGTTGAGCTGAACCATATGTATGTTGACAATGCTGCAATGCAGCTTGTAAGAAATCCGATGCAATTTGATGTTATAGTAACTTCAAACATGTTTGGAGATATATTGTCTGACGAAGCTTCAATGATAACCGGTTCCATAGGAATGCTCCCATCTGCCAGCCTTGGTCAAGGGTCTTTAGGACTGTATGAACCGATACATGGTTCTGCACCGGATATAGCCGGTCAGGATAAGGCAAATCCTATAGCTACTATACTTTCTGTAGGTATGATGCTGAAGTACTCTTTTGGTCTTGAAGAGGAAAGCAATGCAATTGAAAGAGCTGTTGAAAATGTCCTCAATTCAGGATTCAGGACAGCTGATATAGCTTCACAGGATTCAAAAGTTGTTGGTACTAAAGAAATGGGAAAACTTATAAAGGAAGAGATTGAGAAAATATAG